The following are encoded together in the Anoplopoma fimbria isolate UVic2021 breed Golden Eagle Sablefish chromosome 9, Afim_UVic_2022, whole genome shotgun sequence genome:
- the c9h4orf33 gene encoding UPF0462 protein C4orf33 homolog, giving the protein MQFLIQHTWDSNPVTHDPIRINFSPGQGGLKIEMFGPFFNDPAAPASPPGQPFPGLWDYEVVESFFLDSTTENYLEVEFCPHGQHLILLLSGVGQAFQQQLPMVFNAEITGDRWMGEALLPWSYFPPNINKMNSYAIHGSGENRTYEALYPIPKEEIVEGQKPNFHRLEYFQNFRLQSIMGEGWIQPESDLWIGKP; this is encoded by the exons ATGCAGTTTTTGATCCAGCACACTTGGGATAGCAATCCTGTGACTCATGACCCTATCAGGATCAATTTCTCTCCTGGGCAAGGAGGGCTGAAGATAGAGATGTTTGGTCCCTTCTTCAACGACCCAGCAGCCCCCGCAAGTCCACCTGGTCAGCCTTTCCCTGGACTCTGGGATTATGAAG TTGTGGAGTCCTTCTTCCTTGACAGCACCACAGAAAATTACCTAGAAGTGGAGTTTTGTCC ACATGGACAGCACCTCATATTATTGCTATCAGGAGTTGGCCAAGCATTCCAG CAACAACTACCCATGGTGTTTAATGCCGAGATCACAGGGGATAGGTGGATGGGTGAGGCTCTCCTCCCCTGGTCGTACTTCCCTCCCAATATCAACAAAATGAACTCCTACGCCATCCATGGCTCAGGAGAGAATCGTACATATGAGGCTCTCTACCCCATCCCCAAGGAAGAGATAGTGGAAGGCCAAAAACCCAACTT CCACCGCCTAGAGTATTTCCAAAATTTCCGCctgcaaagcatcatgggagaAGGTTGGATCCAGCCAGAGTCTGATCTGTGGATAGGAAAGCCCTGA